Proteins encoded within one genomic window of Arachis ipaensis cultivar K30076 chromosome B08, Araip1.1, whole genome shotgun sequence:
- the LOC107612483 gene encoding uncharacterized protein LOC107612483 isoform X4, producing the protein MATAEEPILSRIERLDNMLRQLEEIRGCNRSSKSSCASTPTSASDGRISSLDFSPKSLEKHCRPIENVIMEAEAKGTLIQRLSHVEDRVLKVIIHSWRMNGKRKGKWNKRKR; encoded by the exons ATGGCTACTGCTGAGGAACCAATTCTCTCTAGGATTGAGCGCTTGGATAATATG TTGAGGCAATTGGAGGAAATAAGAGGGTGCAACCGATCATCAAAGAGCTCGTGTGCGTCGACTCCAACAAGCGCAAGTGATGGACGAATCTCGTCCCTTGATTTCTCCCCTAAGAGCTTAGAGAAGCATTGCCGTCCGATTGAGAACGTCATCATGGAGGCCGAAGCCAAAGGCACGTTGATTCAGAGACTCAGCCACGTGGAGGACCGTGTCTTGAAGGTAATAATTCATAG TTGGAGGATGAATGGGAAGCGGAAAGGAAAATGGAACAAGAGAAAAAGATGA
- the LOC107612483 gene encoding uncharacterized protein LOC107612483 isoform X2, protein MATAEEPILSRIERLDNMLRQLEEIRGCNRSSKSSCASTPTSASDGRISSLDFSPKSLEKHCRPIENVIMEAEAKGTLIQRLSHVEDRVLKLEDEWEAERKMEQEKKMKQPKKKKGFKQLMQQCLNVRGKHDKKQEGSI, encoded by the exons ATGGCTACTGCTGAGGAACCAATTCTCTCTAGGATTGAGCGCTTGGATAATATG TTGAGGCAATTGGAGGAAATAAGAGGGTGCAACCGATCATCAAAGAGCTCGTGTGCGTCGACTCCAACAAGCGCAAGTGATGGACGAATCTCGTCCCTTGATTTCTCCCCTAAGAGCTTAGAGAAGCATTGCCGTCCGATTGAGAACGTCATCATGGAGGCCGAAGCCAAAGGCACGTTGATTCAGAGACTCAGCCACGTGGAGGACCGTGTCTTGAAG TTGGAGGATGAATGGGAAGCGGAAAGGAAAATGGAACAAGAGAAAAAGATGAAGCAGCCAAAAAAGAAGAAGGGTTTCAAACAACTAATGCAACAATGTCTCAATGTTAGAGGGAAACATGATAAGAAGCAAGAAGGATCAATATAA
- the LOC107612483 gene encoding uncharacterized protein LOC107612483 isoform X1 produces the protein MATAEEPILSRIERLDNMLRQLEEIRGCNRSSKSSCASTPTSASDGRISSLDFSPKSLEKHCRPIENVIMEAEAKGTLIQRLSHVEDRVLKLCLQLEDEWEAERKMEQEKKMKQPKKKKGFKQLMQQCLNVRGKHDKKQEGSI, from the exons ATGGCTACTGCTGAGGAACCAATTCTCTCTAGGATTGAGCGCTTGGATAATATG TTGAGGCAATTGGAGGAAATAAGAGGGTGCAACCGATCATCAAAGAGCTCGTGTGCGTCGACTCCAACAAGCGCAAGTGATGGACGAATCTCGTCCCTTGATTTCTCCCCTAAGAGCTTAGAGAAGCATTGCCGTCCGATTGAGAACGTCATCATGGAGGCCGAAGCCAAAGGCACGTTGATTCAGAGACTCAGCCACGTGGAGGACCGTGTCTTGAAG CTTTGCTTGCAGTTGGAGGATGAATGGGAAGCGGAAAGGAAAATGGAACAAGAGAAAAAGATGAAGCAGCCAAAAAAGAAGAAGGGTTTCAAACAACTAATGCAACAATGTCTCAATGTTAGAGGGAAACATGATAAGAAGCAAGAAGGATCAATATAA
- the LOC107612483 gene encoding uncharacterized protein LOC107612483 isoform X3, with protein sequence MATAEEPILSRIERLDNMLRQLEEIRGCNRSSKSSCASTPTSASDGRISSLDFSPKSLEKHCRPIENVIMEAEAKGTLIQRLSHVEDRVLKVIIHSFACSWRMNGKRKGKWNKRKR encoded by the exons ATGGCTACTGCTGAGGAACCAATTCTCTCTAGGATTGAGCGCTTGGATAATATG TTGAGGCAATTGGAGGAAATAAGAGGGTGCAACCGATCATCAAAGAGCTCGTGTGCGTCGACTCCAACAAGCGCAAGTGATGGACGAATCTCGTCCCTTGATTTCTCCCCTAAGAGCTTAGAGAAGCATTGCCGTCCGATTGAGAACGTCATCATGGAGGCCGAAGCCAAAGGCACGTTGATTCAGAGACTCAGCCACGTGGAGGACCGTGTCTTGAAGGTAATAATTCATAG CTTTGCTTGCAGTTGGAGGATGAATGGGAAGCGGAAAGGAAAATGGAACAAGAGAAAAAGATGA